The Sesamum indicum cultivar Zhongzhi No. 13 linkage group LG2, S_indicum_v1.0, whole genome shotgun sequence genome contains a region encoding:
- the LOC105178148 gene encoding protein GDAP2 homolog: MASNLLSQSEQERLIKKLEICKIQGRDKRGRPLLRIIGKLFPARLVSVDTLKKYLEDEIFPGLEGRPFSVVYVHTGVNRGENFPGISGLKSIYDAIPVEVRDNLETFYFLHPGLQSRLFLATFGRLLFAGGGLYGKVKYVNRLEFLWDNVRRKGIEMPEFVYEFEEEMECRPTMDYGLESDHPRIIYGAPTVESTVSTYSMRCIA, encoded by the exons ATGGCTTCTAATCTACTCTCTCAGTCCGAACAAGAAAGGCTCATCAAGAAGCTCGAGATCTGCAAGATTCAAGGCAGGGACAAGCGTGGCCGTCCTCTTCTCCGCATCATCGGGAAACTCTTCCctg CGAGGCTTGTGAGTGTTGATACACTGAAAAAGTACTTGGAGGATGAGATTTTCCCCGGTTTGGAAGGCCGGCCGTTTTCGGTGGTGTACGTGCACACAGGGGTGAACAGAGGTGAAAACTTCCCTGGAATCTCCGGTTTGAAATCTATCTACGACGCCATTCCGGTTGAGGTTAGAGACAATTTGGAGACATTCTATTTCCTGCACCCGGGCCTCCAGTCCCGCCTCTTCCTCGCCACCTTTGGCCGTCTCCTCTTCGCCGGCGGCGG GTTGTATGGGAAGGTGAAATACGTAAACAGATTGGAGTTCTTGTGGGATAACGTGAGGAGGAAAGGAATAGAGATGCCGGAGTTTGTGTACGAGTTTGAGGAAGAGATGGAGTGCCGTCCGACCATGGATTATGGGCTGGAGAGCGACCATCCAAGGATAATATACGGAGCCCCGACTGTCGAGTCCACTGTTTCTACCTACTCCATGAGATGTATTGCCTAA